The window ccatcacgtCGACCTCCACCGTATCCACCACCGCCACCGtatccaccaccaccgccgctgtatccaccaccaccaccgccgtATCCGCCTCCACCACCACCGTATCCGCCGCCGCCACCACTGCGGTAACCACCTCCACCACTGCTTCCTCTGTTCTGCGCTTGATTGACGGTAATATTACGACCGTCGAGACTTTGGCCGTTCATCCCTTCAATAGCGTCCCTCATCGCCTGCTCATCACGGAAAGTCACAAAGCCAAAGCCTCTAGATCTCCCAGTCTCACGATCGCTGATGATCTGAAACAACCGAAAAAACGAATATCACAAAGCGATTTAATTGGaaagattttaagaaagtaaTAATACATGATCTGATCTCAAATCGATCGATCCACGTCTCCTCAAAGATGAAGAGAACAACATACCGTTTCCGGTGATCAATTAGAGAACAAAGAGACACAGAGTAGTACAGAAAACAGATCAACAAAGCCATCCAATATCAGAGAACAGAA is drawn from Macadamia integrifolia cultivar HAES 741 chromosome 7, SCU_Mint_v3, whole genome shotgun sequence and contains these coding sequences:
- the LOC122083238 gene encoding glycine-rich RNA-binding protein GRP1A-like translates to MASADVEFRCFVGGLAWATDDQALAKVFGQYGDIIESKIISDRETGRSRGFGFVTFRDEQAMRDAIEGMNGQSLDGRNITVNQAQNRGSSGGGGYRSGGGGGYGGGGGGYGGGGGGYSGGGGGYGGGGGYGGGRRDGGGGGGYSRGGGGGGGYSRGGDRGGYGDGGSRYSRGGGSSDGNWRN